ATAATGTGAAGAAAACTTCGCAAGAGTTATTAATATGGATAACTCGAACTGAGCAGTTTGTTAGCACCTGGAGGCGGCGGCAAAATGTGAGATGATTCACTCGAAGAGATACAAAATGGAGCTTATTTGggactttttttatcaactcCTATCAATATTATCGCCTGTGTTTTACTCTACCGCAAACCACATCAATCAGATTCGAAACACCTGGACAGGATGTTGTACAGCCGTCTTTCCACCTTGTGAATGCAATTAATGTTTGCACTTGATATTATGCACCTTTGTGAATAGTTATACTTGTCCATCTTGGCTTCTTCCCgatggttcttttttttaaaattacccCCTGTATTTTTATCGTCCCGATTGGGGTTTTGCTCCCCCGAGAGGGCAGAGCTCACCACAGCGCACAGTTCGTGGTAAGACCTTTTCCCCAAAATGAAGTACCTCTCAACGTTGAGCAAGAAGTTATGGAGCTGTTTTTCTATAAAGAGGTTGACACTTTTACTgggattttttaaatggatCCGTGCAGATAAAGCCCAGTGGTCACTAAAttcatttccctttttctgcgTTAATATATCAACTCCGTAGTTAAAGACATCTTGAAATTTTATGAgcactccatttttgttaatcaGTTGAGAAaagttttccaaattgtACCTACTTAGAGATTTATTTAacttgctcattttttcagAGATCACATCTGAGGGGCTAAATAAATAGGTGAGTTCCGTGATGTCTTCCGTGTTGATGAAAAAGGACTCTACgaggaaaatattatccGTCAATCCAAATGAGTAGTTCAATCCATTAACCAGGGTGTTTTTCCGATCCACAATGTCGTAcgttttttgtaatttataattaatatttttgtaaaaaaataaatctttcatttttccttgaCCGTTTAGATTTACAAGTTTGTCGTATAGTCCCCCCTCTTCATTGACGTCTATGTTGAAGCTTCCGATAACTAACATGGAGCTGTTTCTGAAGTTCATGGTTGTTACGGGTTTATCTGTTTGGTCTTCCTTCAACGTATCCGGTGCATCGCCATTATGGCTGTGGGTActatcccctttttcatcatCCCCTATGTTGGAAAAGGGACCTAccacttcttccttcgtGTGTAGTTCCTTCTCCGCCCTACTCATGTTTGCTATTGCCTCAATTTTGTCAACATACTCATGTGTAGGCAATTCATCCACATTGCACATAGATCCTTCCCTACGTTTGAATCGTCTcctatttatgtaaaatatctGAAAGAGATAAATTTTCCACAACGTTTTCTTCATCAGTACAACTAGATCATCCAAATTGCTCAGCTTATTTTGAGCGCTGTATAAATCAAATTCGCAGTGTAAAATGTACAAACtgtattttcctttaaaaattaatttcacaatttttataactttcCTTTTAAACAAAACATCGGATGATAAAAACATGTAATCGTAGTAGGACAAGTGGAAGAGCTTTTTCCTCCAGCAGATGAATAGCCCCCCATTTCCGTTCACATAATTTTGGAGGgtatataaaatttcatttaaaatgcCATATGATGAGGGGACATTGTCCAGCAATACAGTATGAGTATATTTCAACAcatcatataaatttttttgatattttccaAAGACAGATCTGAGAAATATTAAGTCGAATTGAGAGGAAAGTaggccaatttttttgcacctctTTTCGTTATTTCTGCAGGTTTCGTAAATGCCACACAGGTGGGGGTTATATCTGTACATGTCATTGTACAGATAGCTGTTCAGTGAAAATATTGTTATGCAGTTGTAGTACACATTTGGATGGTTGTCCTCCTCACGGGCACTGCTGGACATACCTCTAGTGAGACTCTTTTGAGCACCTCCCTCATCGTAACTTCGATCTCGACTGTCGCTATTGTTGGGGGGGGTGCTATCACTGCTCACTATTCCATCCCCGCTCGATGTAGCAACGGAGCTACTTCCATTTCCATCTTCCCCCGTAAAATCTTCGTTAACGGACAATTCATCACTAAGAGACACGTTGTCCATTTCGTCCGACGTGTTGCTGCTATTTTGGGAGACAGTCGCTCCGGAGGAGTAACTTGACGTGAGCTGCTTTGATGACTTCGAATTGGTTGGGCTGGGAGAGCTCGGCGAACTGGCCAGTTTGGCTGATCTGCGCGAGTTGGGCGAACTGGCCAGTTTGGCTGATCTGCGCGAGTTGGGAGAACTGGACAATATGGATGGTCTGCGCGAGTTGGCTTGGCTGGGAAATTTCACCCAATTCTCACACTTCCCTGGAAGGTCCTCCAATTCGATACGGCCGCCTAACGCACCTCTCTCGTTTAAAttgctacatttttcatttgcctCCTTCAGCATATTCTCTATATCTTTGTATATCCAGCTGGTTCGCCTAAAATCGTTTGGCGCAGAGTCTTCCTCAGAGTGTAAGCCGCAGGGGTGCTCCCCGAGCTGCTCGATCTGTTTCGGTTTTTCCCTCGCATTTTTGGCTTCCTCCCTTTGGGCtccttcactttttcttctttccttttttcttctccccttttttcctccctcctTTTGCTCTCCatcccttttcattttcacaCGCAAAGATGGCCTGTACTTTTAATCTTCTCTTAAATTCCCGCCGTTGCGTCGCTCCCCTCTACGTACCCTTATCAACCGTTTCCCCTGAGGCAACTTCATacaattttcttcacattggTGTGAAGGACATGTTGAAATGTTCGCCTCAAAAAAGGGTAGCTGCGCGAGGGCATATCCTTCTCTCATAAAATAGAATATTTACAGCGCATACACATATGTCTGT
This genomic stretch from Plasmodium cynomolgi strain B DNA, chromosome 14, whole genome shotgun sequence harbors:
- a CDS encoding hypothetical protein (putative) translates to SVFGKYQKNLYDVLKYTHTVLLDNVPSSYGILNEILYTLQNYVNGNGGLFICWRKKLFHLSYYDYMFLSSDVLFKRKVIKIVKLIFKGKYSLYILHCEFDLYSAQNKLSNLDDLVVLMKKTLWKIYLFQIFYINRRRFKRREGSMCNVDELPTHEYVDKIEAIANMSRAEKELHTKEEVVGPFSNIGDDEKGDSTHSHNGDAPDTLKEDQTDKPVTTMNFRNSSMLVIGSFNIDVNEEGGLYDKLVNLNGQGKMKDLFFYKNINYKLQKTYDIVDRKNTLVNGLNYSFGLTDNIFLVESFFINTEDITELTYLFSPSDVISEKMSKLNKSLSRYNLENFSQLINKNGVLIKFQDVFNYGVDILTQKKGNEFSDHWALSARIHLKNPSKSVNLFIEKQLHNFLLNVERYFILGKRSYHELCAVVSSALSGEQNPNRDDKNTGGNFKKKNHREEAKMDKYNYSQRCIISSANINCIHKVERRLYNILSRCFESD